Proteins co-encoded in one Xiphophorus couchianus chromosome 16, X_couchianus-1.0, whole genome shotgun sequence genomic window:
- the gsg1l gene encoding germ cell-specific gene 1-like protein encodes MKTMRKCRALLSVCLNLAALLFSTTAFITTYWCEGTQRVPKPNCSKQRRHNCIDYGVNETDQSKVHYSWETGDDRFLFRRFHTGIWYSCEENIHGAGEKCRSFIDLAPASERGVLWLSVVSEVLYILLLVVGFSLMCLELFHSSNVIDGLKLNAFAAVFTVLSGLLGMVAHMMYTQVFQITVSLGPEDWRPHSWDYGWSFCMAWGSFTCCMAASVTTLNSYTKTVIEFRHKRKLFEQGLREEQSYLDQEAFHYFRDRSLQSVSGSVEVYPSHGGPRAGLIGPGPAPGHGKMRGTSASIDLGENTDSLGEEQC; translated from the exons ATGAAGACGATGCGGAAATGTCGCGCGCTGCTGTCGGTGTGTTTGAACCTGGCGGCTCTGCTGTTCTCCACCACCGCCTTCATCACCACCTACTGGTGCGAGGGCACCCAGCGCGTCCCCAAGCCCAACTGCAGCAAGCAGCGGCGCCACAACTGCATCGACTACGGCGTGAACGAGACGGACCAGAGCAAGGTGCACTACAGCTGGGAGACCGGGGACGACCGCTTCCTGTTCCGCCGCTTCCACACCGGCATCTGGTACTCCTGCGAGGAGAACATCCACGGAGCAG GTGAGAAGTGCAGGAGCTTCATTGATCTGGCCCCGGCGTCGGAGAGAG GTGTGCTGTGGCTGTCGGTGGTTTCCGAGGTGCTGTACATCCTGCTGCTGGTGGTCGGATTCAGCCTCATGTGTCTGGAGCTTTTCCACTCCAGCAACGTCATCGACGGACTCAAACTCAATGCCTTCGCCGCTGTCTTCACTGTACTGTCCG GTCTTCTGGGTATGGTGGCCCACATGATGTACACGCAGGTGTTCCAGATCACAGTCAGTCTGGGGCCTGAAGACTGGAGGCCCCACAGCTGGGACTACGGCTGGTCCTTCTG CATGGCGTGGGGTTCCTTCACCTGCTGCATGGCCGCCTCCGTCACCACTCTCAACTCCTACACCAAGACCGTCATCGAGTTCCGACACAAACGCAAGCTGTTCGAGCAGGGGCTGCGCGAGGAGCAGAGCTACCTGGACCAGGAGGCCTTCCACTACTTCCGGGACCGCTCCCTGCAGTccgtctccggctccgtggagGTCTACCCCAGCCACGGCGGCCCCAGAGCCGGACTCATCGGGCCCGGCCCGGCTCCAGGTCATGGGAAAATGAGGGGAACGTCGGCCTCCATAGACCTGGGGGAGAACACAGACTCTCTGGGGGAGGAGCAGTGCTAA